One Sulfoacidibacillus ferrooxidans DNA window includes the following coding sequences:
- the rpoN gene encoding RNA polymerase factor sigma-54, translating to MQQGYRLVQQQVQRLALTQTLAQAIAILQMSTHELWESAATAITDNPMLEWPQRERQERMRLRGLGRKSDAALYAVARRKTLDDVLREQLAMIDVCTRKRRLVSYLIDCLDERGYLSVTVDDVVSHLRVGKSEVLVAVSILQGLDPIGVGARDLQECLLLQLYDLVATEQVDRATSDLACRMVEGDLTQLRASHMRLNKLTQKFHCTEYQAKKAIDVIQSLNPRPGLQYAVEDTQYIYPDVIVTKLATEYVVMANDMAIPKLRLSEEYSAFLHQKRKSEVRDYVAQQTSLAQAFVHGIEARQRTVQRVAEVIVQYQRDYLDFGDALLKPLTLKMVADQLGVHESTVSRAVAGKYAETPRGIFELKHFFSARLLSSGQSDGVSAMSVKAQLKHLIEQEDQAVPCTDQQLADQLRHCGIRISRRTIAKYREELNIANSAERRVVPVTMAAKG from the coding sequence GTGCAACAAGGGTATCGACTGGTACAACAACAGGTGCAGCGTCTTGCGTTGACGCAGACGCTTGCGCAAGCGATCGCCATATTGCAGATGTCTACGCACGAACTATGGGAGTCAGCTGCAACAGCGATTACTGATAATCCGATGCTAGAATGGCCGCAAAGAGAAAGACAAGAGAGAATGCGGTTGCGCGGTCTTGGACGAAAAAGTGATGCAGCCTTATATGCTGTCGCCCGTCGCAAAACGTTAGATGATGTGTTACGAGAACAGTTAGCCATGATAGATGTGTGTACACGAAAAAGAAGGCTTGTAAGTTATCTAATTGACTGTTTAGATGAGCGAGGGTATCTCAGCGTCACGGTGGACGATGTTGTTTCGCATTTGCGAGTAGGCAAAAGCGAAGTGTTAGTTGCAGTTAGTATCTTGCAGGGATTGGATCCAATAGGAGTAGGGGCACGAGACTTACAGGAATGCTTACTCTTACAATTATATGATCTCGTGGCTACAGAACAAGTAGATCGTGCAACGAGTGATTTGGCTTGTCGTATGGTGGAAGGTGATTTGACACAATTGCGCGCTAGCCATATGCGGTTAAATAAACTGACACAGAAGTTTCATTGTACAGAATATCAGGCAAAAAAGGCAATCGATGTGATTCAATCACTCAATCCTAGGCCTGGGTTACAGTATGCTGTAGAAGATACACAGTATATTTATCCAGATGTGATTGTGACTAAGCTCGCTACAGAATATGTAGTGATGGCCAATGATATGGCTATTCCTAAGCTTCGATTGAGTGAGGAATACAGTGCTTTTTTACATCAGAAACGCAAAAGTGAAGTGCGCGATTATGTTGCGCAACAGACGAGTTTAGCTCAGGCATTTGTTCATGGTATCGAAGCGCGGCAGCGCACGGTGCAACGGGTAGCTGAAGTAATTGTGCAATACCAAAGGGACTATCTAGATTTCGGGGATGCACTATTGAAACCGCTTACTTTAAAAATGGTGGCTGATCAATTAGGCGTTCATGAATCTACGGTGAGTCGTGCGGTTGCTGGGAAGTACGCAGAAACTCCGCGGGGGATATTTGAGCTCAAGCACTTTTTTTCTGCTCGGTTACTCTCTTCCGGACAATCGGATGGTGTGTCAGCAATGAGTGTGAAAGCGCAGCTAAAGCACCTGATCGAGCAAGAAGATCAGGCGGTACCGTGCACAGATCAGCAGCTTGCCGATCAGCTTAGACACTGTGGTATTCGCATTTCACGACGAACGATTGCTAAGTATAGAGAAGAATTAAACATCGCCAATTCTGCAGAGCGGCGAGTAGTACCAGTAACGATGGCAGCGAAAGGGTAG
- the gpmI gene encoding 2,3-bisphosphoglycerate-independent phosphoglycerate mutase, translating to MKTPKPLALIIMDGFGWIKETKGNAVLAARTENFDRLRTTYPFTTLGASGGSVGLPDGQMGNSEVGHLNLGAGRIVYQDLTRISKSISDGEFAHNPVFQGAISHVRAHGSRLHLYGLLSDGGVHSHKSHLFALLDMARDANIEQVYIHAFLDGRDVLPHTARTFLRELQEVCQKTGVGQIATIAGRYYAMDRDKRWERTEKAYRAMVYGEGEHTHDPLEGLEDSYRRSVTDEFILPIVVVDDHDQPVGLIKEEDAVIMFNFRPDRAIQISQAFTNEDFRGFDRGPKWPHTYYVCMTHFSESVGGYVAYQPTNLDNTLGEVLAQQHMTQLRIAETEKFPHVTSFFSGGREALFEGEERILIPSPKVATYDLQPEMSAYGIADAAVKRIKKGELDVMILNFANPDMVGHTGVMEAAIKACEAADECLGLVVDQLLAVGGAAIIIADHGNAEVMIDEASGFPCTTHTTNPVPCIVTIADVTLRADGVLADMAPTMLDLLGIEKPKEMTGSSIIRAK from the coding sequence ATGAAGACACCAAAACCTCTCGCACTGATAATCATGGATGGATTTGGCTGGATAAAGGAAACAAAGGGTAATGCTGTACTTGCGGCGCGTACAGAAAACTTTGATCGCTTGCGTACAACCTATCCATTTACTACTCTTGGCGCAAGCGGCGGGTCTGTTGGATTGCCCGATGGGCAGATGGGCAATTCGGAAGTTGGCCATTTGAATTTAGGCGCAGGTCGCATTGTGTATCAAGATTTGACGCGCATAAGTAAATCCATCTCTGATGGTGAATTTGCGCACAATCCGGTTTTTCAAGGTGCGATATCTCATGTGCGTGCGCATGGATCGAGACTTCATTTATACGGATTATTGTCAGATGGCGGAGTTCATAGTCACAAATCGCATCTATTTGCTTTGTTAGATATGGCGCGCGACGCTAACATTGAGCAAGTGTATATTCATGCTTTTCTCGATGGTCGCGACGTCTTACCTCATACAGCACGTACATTTTTGCGCGAACTGCAAGAGGTTTGCCAGAAAACTGGAGTAGGCCAAATAGCGACGATTGCCGGTCGCTATTATGCGATGGACCGCGATAAGCGCTGGGAGAGAACGGAGAAGGCGTATCGCGCGATGGTCTACGGTGAAGGTGAGCATACACATGATCCACTAGAGGGGCTTGAGGATAGTTATCGTCGCTCTGTCACGGATGAGTTTATCTTGCCTATCGTTGTCGTCGATGATCATGATCAACCTGTCGGACTCATAAAAGAGGAAGATGCGGTCATTATGTTTAATTTTCGACCGGATCGTGCCATACAGATCTCTCAAGCATTTACCAATGAGGACTTTCGCGGATTTGATCGTGGGCCAAAGTGGCCGCACACCTATTATGTGTGCATGACGCACTTTAGTGAGTCGGTAGGTGGATACGTCGCCTATCAACCTACCAATCTAGACAATACGCTTGGCGAAGTATTGGCGCAACAGCATATGACACAACTGCGCATTGCGGAGACAGAGAAGTTCCCTCATGTGACATCGTTTTTTAGTGGTGGACGTGAAGCGTTATTTGAGGGAGAAGAGCGCATTCTCATCCCGTCTCCAAAAGTGGCCACATATGATTTGCAACCAGAGATGAGTGCCTATGGCATTGCTGATGCGGCCGTTAAGCGTATCAAAAAAGGCGAGTTAGACGTAATGATTTTAAATTTCGCCAATCCTGATATGGTGGGGCATACGGGTGTGATGGAAGCGGCTATTAAAGCGTGTGAGGCGGCAGATGAATGCCTTGGTCTGGTTGTTGATCAGTTGCTCGCAGTAGGTGGTGCGGCTATCATCATCGCTGATCACGGGAATGCGGAAGTCATGATTGATGAGGCGTCAGGTTTTCCTTGTACAACGCATACGACAAATCCTGTTCCCTGCATCGTTACGATTGCCGATGTTACGTTACGTGCAGATGGGGTTCTAGCTGATATGGCGCCTACCATGCTTGATCTACTTGGCATAGAAAAGCCTAAGGAAATGACTGGTTCATCCATTATCCGTGCAAAGTGA
- the thiD gene encoding bifunctional hydroxymethylpyrimidine kinase/phosphomethylpyrimidine kinase: protein MSQSSLPRALTIAGSDSGGGAGIQADLKTFQMLGVFGMSALTAVTAQNTMGVQGIHDLPPDFVRQQIDSVASDIGIDAAKTGMLSQPEIIEAVVAAMKEHHIEKLVVDPVMVAKGGARLLVPAAERVLREQLLPIAYVVTPNIPEAEALLLRRIETVDDMRDAAKRICDMGAQRVIIKGGHLPGGSSIDILYDGTNVDELHADRIDTKNTHGTGCTFSSALTAWLARGVEFTMAVGRAKQFITAAIAGGISLGHGHGPTNHWALMEQQDTVTKQIWGHMDGELHEVNGNQ, encoded by the coding sequence ATGAGCCAGTCATCCTTGCCGCGTGCATTGACGATTGCTGGGTCTGATTCTGGTGGAGGAGCAGGTATTCAGGCTGATTTAAAAACATTCCAGATGCTTGGAGTGTTTGGCATGTCTGCTCTTACTGCAGTCACTGCGCAAAACACAATGGGTGTGCAGGGCATACACGATCTGCCGCCAGACTTTGTGCGACAACAGATTGATTCTGTTGCGTCAGATATAGGTATAGATGCTGCAAAGACAGGCATGTTATCTCAACCGGAGATTATCGAGGCGGTTGTAGCCGCGATGAAAGAACATCACATTGAAAAACTGGTGGTCGACCCTGTGATGGTTGCAAAGGGTGGTGCACGTCTCCTTGTGCCCGCTGCAGAACGTGTATTGCGTGAGCAGCTACTACCAATAGCCTATGTAGTTACGCCAAATATTCCTGAGGCTGAGGCTTTGCTTTTGCGTCGAATCGAAACTGTCGATGATATGCGAGATGCTGCAAAGCGGATATGTGATATGGGAGCGCAACGAGTCATTATTAAAGGCGGTCATCTACCTGGAGGTTCTTCCATAGATATCCTATATGATGGGACAAATGTTGATGAGCTTCATGCAGATCGGATAGATACTAAAAACACTCACGGAACAGGATGCACCTTTTCATCTGCACTCACGGCATGGCTCGCGCGGGGTGTGGAGTTTACTATGGCTGTAGGACGTGCAAAGCAATTTATTACCGCAGCTATCGCAGGTGGGATTTCACTTGGTCACGGACATGGGCCGACGAATCATTGGGCGCTCATGGAACAACAAGATACAGTAACTAAGCAAATTTGGGGACATATGGATGGGGAATTGCACGAAGTCAATGGCAATCAATAA
- the tpiA gene encoding triose-phosphate isomerase, whose product MRKKLVAGNWKMYKTLHEADAFAQELVEYRDMLSPSSVDALICAPFTALCGLGEKLKQVHVKLGAQHMHEAEQGAWTGEISAAMLQDLGCEYVILGHSERRQFFAESDEAVAKKTCVALDASMVPIVCVGESLSEREAGATQTVVSRQLGIVLEMLQLQKAKGALDGAFVIAYEPVWAIGSGKSSSAQDAQDVATLIRSLVTATLGQRAGEQVRIVYGGSVKPDNIQTYVQQPDIDGALIGGASLQVASFVALVEQVAALS is encoded by the coding sequence ATACGCAAAAAACTAGTCGCCGGAAACTGGAAGATGTATAAGACACTGCACGAAGCAGATGCATTTGCACAGGAATTAGTTGAGTATCGAGATATGTTGAGTCCTTCTTCTGTAGATGCGCTCATTTGTGCTCCTTTTACAGCATTGTGTGGATTAGGTGAAAAGCTGAAACAAGTGCATGTAAAATTGGGTGCACAACACATGCATGAGGCGGAGCAAGGCGCATGGACGGGAGAAATTTCTGCGGCGATGTTACAGGATCTCGGCTGTGAGTATGTGATTCTTGGACATTCGGAACGCCGTCAGTTTTTTGCAGAGTCAGATGAAGCGGTTGCGAAGAAAACCTGTGTGGCGCTGGACGCTTCTATGGTGCCCATAGTGTGCGTTGGAGAATCACTGAGTGAACGAGAAGCGGGGGCGACGCAGACGGTTGTGAGTCGTCAATTAGGGATTGTGTTAGAGATGCTACAATTGCAAAAAGCAAAGGGTGCGTTAGATGGAGCGTTTGTGATTGCCTATGAACCCGTATGGGCGATTGGCAGTGGCAAATCATCGTCTGCACAGGATGCGCAAGATGTGGCTACTTTGATTCGCAGTTTGGTCACTGCCACACTTGGTCAGCGAGCGGGTGAGCAGGTTCGCATTGTATATGGTGGTAGTGTGAAACCGGACAATATTCAAACCTATGTGCAACAACCCGATATCGACGGTGCGCTCATTGGCGGTGCTAGTTTACAAGTGGCATCATTTGTAGCGCTTGTGGAACAGGTTGCCGCACTTAGTTAA
- the gap gene encoding type I glyceraldehyde-3-phosphate dehydrogenase, producing MGVKVGINGFGRIGRNVFRAAFARDDVEIVAVNDLTSAATLAMLLKYDSVHGIFPHDVSAEGSELVIDGRHVKVFAERNPGDLKWADAGVEIVVESTGIFTDKEKAQVHITQGGAKKVIISAPAKNEDITVVMGVNHEKYDPTAHHVISNASCTTNCLAPIAKVIHEQFGIVHGLMTTVHSYTNDQQILDLPHSDLRRARAAALSIIPTTTGAAKAVSLVLPELKGKLNGFSMRVPTPNVSVVDLNAELSQSVTVEEVNQALRAATKEGSLKGFLDYTDEPLVSKDFNGNAFSSIVDGLSTMVIDGTMVKVVSWYDNEWGYSNRVVDLTAYVAERGL from the coding sequence GTGGGAGTTAAAGTGGGTATTAATGGATTTGGGCGTATTGGCAGAAATGTTTTTCGTGCAGCATTTGCGCGCGATGATGTGGAGATCGTTGCAGTTAATGATCTAACGAGTGCAGCAACACTTGCTATGTTATTGAAATACGATTCTGTTCACGGTATTTTTCCACACGATGTAAGTGCAGAAGGTTCAGAACTTGTGATCGATGGTCGTCATGTGAAAGTGTTTGCCGAGCGCAATCCAGGGGATTTAAAGTGGGCTGATGCAGGTGTGGAGATCGTCGTGGAATCGACTGGTATCTTTACAGACAAAGAGAAAGCACAAGTGCATATTACGCAAGGTGGAGCTAAAAAAGTAATTATTTCTGCCCCGGCAAAGAATGAAGACATTACGGTTGTGATGGGGGTCAATCACGAGAAGTACGATCCAACTGCACACCATGTGATTTCAAACGCCTCGTGCACAACGAACTGTCTTGCGCCGATTGCAAAAGTCATCCATGAGCAGTTTGGTATTGTTCACGGATTAATGACGACCGTTCACTCGTATACAAATGATCAACAAATTCTCGATTTGCCACATAGTGACTTGCGGCGCGCACGTGCAGCGGCACTCTCCATTATCCCGACGACAACGGGTGCAGCTAAAGCTGTTTCGCTCGTTTTGCCAGAATTAAAAGGCAAGCTCAATGGCTTTTCTATGCGCGTGCCAACACCAAACGTATCTGTGGTTGATCTCAATGCGGAATTAAGCCAGTCTGTAACAGTAGAAGAGGTTAATCAAGCGTTGCGCGCAGCAACGAAAGAAGGATCGCTCAAAGGTTTCTTAGACTATACAGATGAGCCGCTCGTCTCTAAAGACTTTAATGGCAATGCTTTTTCTTCCATTGTGGATGGTTTATCGACGATGGTGATTGACGGTACGATGGTGAAAGTCGTTTCGTGGTATGACAATGAGTGGGGCTATTCCAACCGCGTAGTTGATTTGACAGCCTATGTGGCGGAGCGCGGACTGTAA
- a CDS encoding sugar-binding transcriptional regulator, with the protein MDLLQASQRLVPELAQKFRSRYRVLQRIFLHQPIGRRSLAQVLGTTERILRADVELFKEQGLIDVGPIGMSVTDAGEILLADLDKVIRKLDGRRELEQQLATVLAISRVTVVPGDCEQDDAVMRDIGHAAAQMLQGYIVPPCTVAVTGGSTMATLAEMMPRVISTQQVEVLPARGGLGERVELLANTIASQLADKLGGTYRMFHVPESLSKATVERLSKEPVIQEMAERIRRADIVVHGIGDALTMALRRQLDDDTVAILQSSGAVAEAFGYYFDAQGAIVYTMNTVGMRLEDLAEIDAVIAVAGGRAKGAAIRAASRAYQIDALVTDEGAARAILEFADVGTH; encoded by the coding sequence TTGGATTTATTACAGGCAAGTCAGCGACTAGTGCCGGAATTGGCGCAAAAGTTTCGTTCTCGCTATCGCGTTCTCCAACGAATTTTTTTGCACCAACCGATCGGACGCCGTAGCCTGGCACAAGTGCTCGGAACCACGGAACGGATCCTCCGTGCTGATGTTGAATTATTTAAAGAGCAAGGTCTTATTGACGTAGGGCCGATCGGGATGTCTGTGACAGATGCAGGTGAAATTTTACTGGCTGATCTGGATAAGGTCATCCGTAAATTGGATGGTCGTCGAGAATTAGAGCAGCAATTGGCGACTGTACTTGCGATCTCACGAGTCACGGTGGTTCCTGGAGACTGTGAGCAAGATGATGCGGTGATGCGCGATATTGGGCATGCTGCAGCACAGATGTTGCAGGGATATATTGTACCACCTTGTACGGTTGCCGTGACAGGTGGGTCAACGATGGCCACGTTGGCAGAGATGATGCCACGGGTTATATCGACACAACAAGTGGAAGTTTTGCCTGCGCGTGGTGGACTTGGTGAACGTGTTGAGCTGTTAGCTAACACGATTGCGTCGCAACTTGCCGATAAGCTCGGTGGTACATATCGCATGTTTCATGTTCCTGAGTCGCTGAGCAAAGCTACCGTTGAACGATTGTCGAAAGAACCGGTCATCCAGGAGATGGCGGAACGCATTCGCCGAGCGGATATTGTGGTGCATGGGATTGGCGATGCGCTAACTATGGCACTACGCCGGCAACTAGATGATGATACGGTTGCCATTTTGCAGTCTAGTGGAGCAGTTGCTGAAGCGTTTGGGTATTATTTTGACGCACAAGGCGCGATTGTCTATACGATGAATACCGTCGGGATGCGGTTAGAGGATCTTGCAGAGATCGATGCGGTCATTGCAGTTGCAGGAGGTCGTGCAAAAGGTGCGGCCATTCGCGCGGCTTCAAGAGCGTACCAGATTGATGCGTTAGTCACAGATGAAGGTGCTGCAAGGGCGATTCTTGAATTTGCTGATGTAGGTACGCATTGA
- a CDS encoding L,D-transpeptidase, with protein sequence MGLKTIIGGAVVVVCAGFVLTHQASTIATAQHVYESAVDKLSGHVAFAQSEPTSSDHAKVHVKPVIKPTTNNAPKPDPVVIDGVYLRYNPYKSSDGAYPVLKPNERVWIDVSIDQELVYIFQGDHLLYTMITSSGIDKAPDSSTPLGVYHIQSERGTWFYADQYQMGAKYWVSWHGHGIFLFHSVPMNKDEQVLLHVAAKLGHPASEGCFHLTIPDAKWFYGHIPYRTEVVVEQAPLQLLGHTLYDPSSVQRLAEQATAPQDAQTTGMTN encoded by the coding sequence ATGGGATTGAAGACAATCATAGGCGGAGCAGTTGTAGTGGTTTGTGCAGGATTTGTGTTGACACACCAAGCTTCGACTATAGCAACCGCGCAGCATGTATATGAATCTGCAGTGGACAAGCTGTCAGGCCATGTGGCCTTTGCGCAAAGTGAACCTACATCATCCGATCATGCAAAAGTGCATGTGAAACCTGTTATAAAGCCAACTACAAATAACGCGCCAAAGCCAGACCCAGTCGTAATCGATGGGGTATATTTGCGTTATAACCCTTATAAGTCATCCGATGGAGCATATCCAGTTCTAAAGCCTAATGAACGCGTGTGGATTGATGTGAGTATCGACCAAGAACTTGTCTATATTTTCCAAGGAGATCATTTACTGTATACGATGATTACATCTTCTGGAATTGATAAGGCGCCAGATTCAAGTACACCGCTTGGTGTTTATCACATTCAGTCTGAGCGTGGTACTTGGTTTTATGCAGACCAATATCAAATGGGTGCGAAGTACTGGGTATCTTGGCACGGTCATGGAATTTTCTTATTTCATAGTGTGCCGATGAATAAAGATGAGCAGGTATTGCTTCACGTTGCAGCGAAACTTGGCCACCCTGCCTCTGAAGGTTGCTTCCATCTAACGATTCCAGATGCGAAGTGGTTTTATGGACATATTCCATACCGCACAGAAGTCGTGGTCGAGCAGGCTCCGTTACAGTTGCTTGGACACACGTTATACGATCCAAGCTCCGTTCAGCGATTGGCTGAGCAAGCTACTGCGCCACAAGATGCACAAACAACAGGAATGACAAACTAA
- a CDS encoding phosphoglycerate kinase, producing the protein MEKKTIRDMDVRGKRVFVRVDFNVPLDGTTITDDTRIRAALPTIQELRAKGARIILASHLGRPKGKVDPALSLRPIGKRLEQLVGTPVIFSEESIGPVAQAHVEKLQPGDVLLLENVRFHPGEEKNDQDLAAAFASLADVYVNDAFGTAHRAHATTEGIAHLLPGVAGMLMERELKVMGEALTHPERPFTAIIGGAKVSDKIGVIEHLLAKVDRLLIGGGMANTFLAAKGYELGASLVETDRMDVARSLMEKAQQAGKELLLPVDLVLATAFAADAQARIGSVHDVQAHEMALDIGPETSRLYAQAVITSKTVIWNGPMGVFEMERFAAGTNTVAQAMAEVHGVTIIGGGDSVAAIEKAGLAERMTHISTGGGASLEFLEGKILPGVAVLQPMDGVSKA; encoded by the coding sequence ATGGAGAAAAAAACAATTCGAGATATGGATGTGCGCGGGAAACGAGTCTTCGTGCGTGTGGATTTTAATGTTCCGCTTGATGGGACAACGATCACAGACGATACGAGAATCCGCGCGGCGTTACCTACGATTCAGGAGTTGCGCGCAAAAGGTGCGCGCATCATCCTGGCAAGTCATCTTGGGCGACCAAAGGGTAAAGTCGATCCTGCCTTATCTTTGCGCCCGATTGGCAAGCGTTTAGAGCAATTGGTAGGGACACCTGTGATCTTTAGCGAAGAGAGCATCGGACCTGTGGCACAAGCGCATGTAGAAAAACTACAGCCAGGCGACGTGCTACTGCTTGAAAATGTGCGCTTTCATCCTGGCGAAGAAAAAAATGATCAAGATCTCGCCGCCGCTTTTGCGTCTCTTGCAGATGTATATGTCAATGATGCATTTGGGACTGCTCATCGCGCTCATGCGACTACAGAAGGCATTGCCCATCTATTGCCTGGGGTTGCTGGGATGTTGATGGAGCGTGAATTGAAGGTGATGGGGGAAGCGCTAACACATCCTGAACGCCCGTTTACTGCAATTATCGGTGGTGCTAAAGTCAGTGACAAGATTGGCGTGATCGAACATTTGCTTGCAAAAGTCGATCGATTGCTTATAGGTGGGGGCATGGCCAACACCTTTTTAGCGGCTAAAGGCTATGAACTTGGCGCCTCTCTTGTCGAGACAGATCGCATGGATGTGGCTCGATCATTGATGGAAAAGGCGCAGCAGGCTGGTAAAGAGCTATTGCTGCCAGTGGATTTGGTTCTTGCCACTGCATTTGCAGCAGATGCACAGGCGCGCATTGGGTCGGTGCACGATGTGCAAGCACATGAGATGGCACTTGATATTGGCCCTGAGACAAGTAGACTCTATGCGCAAGCGGTCATTACGTCAAAAACAGTGATCTGGAACGGTCCAATGGGTGTATTTGAAATGGAACGGTTTGCGGCAGGAACAAATACAGTGGCTCAGGCGATGGCTGAAGTGCATGGTGTTACGATCATCGGTGGGGGTGACTCTGTAGCTGCCATTGAAAAGGCAGGTTTAGCGGAGCGGATGACGCATATTTCCACAGGTGGTGGGGCGTCGTTAGAATTTCTCGAAGGCAAAATTCTTCCCGGAGTTGCTGTGTTGCAGCCTATGGATGGGGTGAGTAAGGCGTGA
- a CDS encoding pyrroline-5-carboxylate reductase dimerization domain-containing protein translates to MHIGIIGTGSMGGMLTTAFCEAGHESVFIYNRTASKAQLLKDTFPTVITLCENPIEVVSQSDLIFLCTKFTDLPPIFESIRSTLQDNQYVISINSHITLRDLEESLSCKVAKVIPSITQTARSGILLFMGGRRLNSHDEDALFAILRTIGIPYAIAEDMTRVYSDLTSCGPAFMANLLLQYVQAAKQHGVEEDVAEQLIASMMIGLGKLITEKNMTLQDVVTRVSVPGGVTEAGLRVLQDADQDVLLRVLSATAQKQEEMAHKTT, encoded by the coding sequence ATGCATATCGGCATTATCGGCACAGGCAGTATGGGCGGAATGCTCACCACTGCATTTTGTGAGGCAGGTCACGAATCTGTGTTCATCTACAATCGAACGGCAAGTAAAGCACAACTACTAAAAGACACCTTTCCAACTGTCATTACCTTGTGTGAGAATCCTATCGAAGTCGTCTCGCAATCAGATCTTATATTCCTTTGCACCAAATTTACAGACCTCCCGCCTATCTTCGAATCCATCCGTTCAACATTACAAGATAACCAGTATGTAATTTCGATCAATAGTCACATCACACTCCGCGATCTTGAGGAAAGCCTATCTTGTAAAGTGGCTAAAGTGATACCTAGCATCACGCAAACTGCGCGCTCCGGAATCTTATTATTTATGGGTGGACGTCGGCTGAATTCACACGACGAGGACGCACTTTTTGCAATCCTACGCACGATCGGCATCCCATACGCCATCGCGGAAGATATGACGCGTGTGTACTCTGATCTGACGAGCTGTGGACCTGCTTTTATGGCAAACTTACTCTTGCAATACGTCCAAGCAGCAAAACAACATGGAGTAGAAGAGGATGTAGCAGAGCAACTGATCGCTTCCATGATGATTGGATTAGGCAAACTCATCACAGAAAAAAACATGACCTTGCAGGACGTCGTTACTCGCGTCTCTGTTCCAGGTGGAGTGACAGAAGCGGGTTTGCGCGTCCTTCAAGATGCCGATCAAGACGTCTTACTGCGCGTACTAAGTGCCACCGCACAAAAGCAAGAGGAGATGGCGCACAAAACCACGTAG